In Labeo rohita strain BAU-BD-2019 chromosome 8, IGBB_LRoh.1.0, whole genome shotgun sequence, the genomic window tttcaacaacaacaacaaagtttCTGTTGTTTCATGATGTTTTCTTCCAGTGTGTTTGAGATTCAAGCCCCATTTTCTTGTGGCCCATTTTTCTGTTGCTACATTTCTCAGAGTGACCTAGTTTTAGCTTTAATTATCACTAAACACCACCACATTTTTTAGTATCTGGGTATGCGGTCTTCGTATGAATTCAGGTTTTCAGGGAAATCTTTGAATAATCTCAAAGCTTCCATGAATGCTGACTAACATGCCATTATTGTAAAAGCCTGGAAACCTCATTCTGCTCATAAAACAAAGGATGCgagtaaattaacattttaaaaggtgtcccagttattttcatttgcaTACGTCTTGGTTCTCATCAGTTTCCTGATAAAATGGTAGGGGTGCGCAAGGCACAAACTAACGCggggttaattgtaacacacgcttaaccaaatttacagtatttactagttgccatagcaatactatacagaaaaaagtgtgccaaaattacttaaaatacttttatggattttaaaaagaaaccaccaGAAACAGGTGGATATAcgtttttgttatttacctcaaaagaaaggaagtgaaaagtgacaacatgccccacaTGTGGCATGTGTGGCATGTGTTGGTACAGCTTAAAACGTTATCTGATCTAATGAAAACAATATacacgacaaactaaaatattttgtcaataaaataagatagttaactttttttcaaataaaataatagcttttttttaagaattaaaaaaattataatttttgagtTTCACAGTGAACACATCACAACCATGCGTGGGATGGCcctgatcgcaaaacacagctatacagtgtagttcaaaacaatgtgtgcaaatagatgaaacacattcagtgAAAATGACATGGCTagtgtcatagaatagcatagtttaatatagcgaggcagattgtaacgcagtgttacaacgttccccatcagcacgactggaatataaaagtggttagtgtcttctgctaacttgccaagcattaataaactttctaaactgataaataacatattggcgattaaaataatagcagatttgtctcattttaaataaatactaaaaactgagaagaaaaatttacttaagccagaaatttacttttactatggtaaaataaatattcagcgatatcatcaaaaggcttttgaattttggtacacttttttctctgtagTGTTGCTacggcaactagtaaatacctTAAATTTATGCTAacgtgtgtggaaatatttaaaccacatgtgttacaattaaccccGTGTTAGTTTGTGCCCTGCGCACCCCCTATGTacccagaataccctagcaaccacatagcagcaTAAAAATTCCACAGCATCATGGCAGCATGCTTTGAACAGGCAGACACAACATTTTCTTCAAAGAATGATATAATCTGAAAGCAAATATAAATGCAGGTTTTTTTATTGGACTCTATGCTTTTATAACTTTGGAACCTTAACGATGGAACCTTTACATTGCACCAAATAGCAAATAGCATGCCTttttggcagaggctatttacactaactccgcccaccaatgTGTAATTGGACTAGTCGACACTACAAAAGTCGATTGTTAAACATAAGCTCCAGTGGTGTAGATGGTAAAATGCGATCTACACGAGTTCGGATCTGCTTTTtcctaactttttttctccctttttaaATCTCAGATCTCATAAATAAAGTATCGGGTAAGGTTAGGGTACACGTAGGAAGGCCTTCAGGCCAATAAGGTggcatacatttaataatttaaaattataatttgccCTCCAAACgctattattgcatactgttttataacgTACTGCAATAATGAGGAGAAGATAATTGCCACAATTtgcaataaaaagtataaatagaAGAAAATCCTGCTAAtttaacatagtgtaaatagcatctatctttgcacttagtgtaatatatttatatagtgaaaaaaggttctttagattcaTAAAATGCTCTTTACACtaagaaagaaaatgtttctttgggaagccaaaatggttcttctaagGCACTGGTGTGgtgcttacattttaaaaatgtaaacaataataaaataaacaatataaataattatatttgttaaattatttattatttatattgttagaaatagCTAAGTAGTGAACTCAGCAGACATGATAACATGTAAATctatatattgatttaatatcAACCTGAATCAacctaaataatttaaattataccAACAAAGCTCATTCATACTGGTTAAATCAGATTAAAATATCTCTTTAAGGTAACAATTACAGAttatcactttttacagtgtaataaacACCTGACGCTGACTAGATTACAGAAAAATCCCAATGTAGTCCATGacttaaatacttattttatatataagaaCACACACATGTGTCTATTTGTGTTACATATTGATACTCTTCTAGTTCTGGAAGTCGAtatgtcaatattttgtttctttttattctatgagctgtttttgagaaaacacatttctgacttatttttcCCAAACCACACTAACTATAAATATATCCCATTGTGGCTTACACAGTCAGACTGAGCACATTAgctaaatgattttgtttcccaATACTATTAAAGCAGATAATGCCTTCTCTATGTCTTTGGTGTTTTTTTATTGTCTCACTCTCACTTTCCCTTCCTCTCTGTTTATAGTCGCAGTGAGAGTGTATAGATCTGAAGAGCCAGTCTACACAATGTGTTCAGTAAACTGTTAtgatgaatgaatggaaaatGTTGGCTGGattgcttatttttattaatgggaATGCTTTCTttctctatctgtctttctcacACATACAAattcacacacagacatacaaCCCTTTCTCTGTCACATTCAAAACACATATGGCTGCGTGAATAGGCATAAATAACATaagcaattgtgagttcatgcGTCTGTGTTATTTATAAGATCAGTGTTGAAATGGATATGCAGACTTGACGTGCTGTTAATGGATGGTGGTGTGTATAAGACTCAACTGTGATACCCAATGCAGAGAAAAGTGAGAATGATGCTGAATTAGATGTTAACACATCCCTGTTGTTGGGATTTGTGTGCGTATATGAACTTGTTCCTCCTAAATGTTCCTTAGGAACCTCATTAACAGTGTTTCAAGGTTTTTTTCTGTCAGAGATGCTGTTCCTGAGCTCCTGATCGACCATAACATGAGCTATTCTCTGTTATTTACCCTTAGGAGTGTCTGTCTGTTTAACACAACACAAAGTATCTGTCATCTTTATAGAGCATGTTTAAGAGCCTGGAAAAAAGTGTTGTAAAATGTGAGGTGtgcaaatgtaaaagttttaacAAAGGCAGGAGGGACATTTTTGGGGCAATGgcctataatatatttttgagctATACAGAGACATGGCTTTCTGGGACATGGAATCAAAGCACAGACATATTGTATCTAAAATTAAATGACCAGAAAACAGGTTCTCTTAATAAAAcgtatatacataaaaataggGATATACcataattgacccttcgcaaagacACGCCACCCTTtattactgttgctatgtccgacaagcCATGGCAGTTAGgttgaaaaattcccatctcattttctcctccaactttaaaattgccCTACaccgctgttttacctttttgtaaagggcgtttgaccttctttgcatattcactttgtaaacactgggtcggtacttctgcagcaatttaaggtgattttgaagttggagaagaaaatgagatgggagtttttcgacataccctaactgtcatgaactggaaaaaaggGTTCATGCAGACCCacacaaaatgagcatttgaggttaaaaagtatacaaattgtaatcttttttagaaaataacctatcgtctcgctagataagactcttcttcctcggctgggatcatttagagccctttgaagctgcatttaaactgcatttttggattttatatggagaggaatcctgaaatgttttcctcaaaaaactgaatttctttacggctgcttaaagaaagacataaacatcttggatgacaaggggatgagtacattatctgtaaatttttgttctggaagtggactactcactttcattttcataaaattgattaaaagtgacagtaaagactttcaatttgttacaaaaaaaaaaataaaaaatttaattgtcaCAAAAATATGTATCACAGTTTATCACATtggtaataataagaaatggttattgagcagcaaaattagcatattatatGAGTTAtataatcatttctgaaggatcatgtgacactggagtaatgactgctgaaaattcagctttgccaccacagcaataaattacatctaaattatattaaaatagaaaatagctattttcaatctaataaaatattgtgaatattgtaaattaatcaaaaattaaaaatctacgTAACCTTACATGTTgccagtaaaataaataaatgaaatgaaatgaaattaggcttttttggcatttttattgTTCCACTACACTCTAAGAAATGCTGTGTTACAAAAACAACCGAGCGCTAGGTGAAATATGGACAGCGACTAACTCAGCGActgagttaaatgtttaacccaccttctgggtagttttagcTCAACTATTGcctaaaaattactttatttcttgcttaaaatgaacccaaaataggttggaaatgaacagttattaatatgttcaacaaatgaatatttattaataagttgaataaataataatgaactaataataaactttttttaaattgcttattaataattatttaccaAATGGTTGTTGCTTAGGACTCCAGTGTCTGATTTTTAGTTTACAacctattttaattttaagccaGATGTAGTAATTTTCAAACaattgttgagttaaataaaactacccagaaggtttggttaaacatttaacctaacCGTTGGATCAAAACAACCCAGGATTGTATTTAACTcaacattttttagaatgtatTCATAACATAAAGGAAGGTTGAGGAATACTATGGCCTCTAAAACCAAAGTGAATGTAGAGGGGGTGAAATGGGGTAACAGTAAATATGCATCTCCATGCTATGCATATgccaaacaaatgaatgaatgtgtaaACTTTAATTTAGActcaacaaacacacaaacactaacACAGACCAACTGCAATGTAATGCATGTTCTGAATGATGCTTTACTGTAAATACAGTCCACAAAAGACTTTGCCCTGGAATGTTTGATGCTACTTACATAAGCAATTTAGCTTTTCTTATTCTGCATGCTGCCGTGTAGGCGTATGTATTTACGTCGCATAAATTGCTGCTGCTTTGTTTTGGTCTACAATTTAGGTTGCATGTTTTTGCATGTGCGTGTGCGTGAATGTCATGGTCTTACGTCAGTAAAGCCTGCATGTTTATACTCCTTTCTTCCCCTGTGGTGAATGCTACAGCTTCTGTTCTCcatctttctccctctctttcctCCATCGCCTTTAAAGGTTGTCACTGTTAGGTGAAGACAGATTGTTTTTACTGTCTCACTTGCCGGGATTTGTTCACTTAGCTGTGACGCTGGAGAAATGCCATTGGCACGTGACCAGGACCACCTCACCTTTTTGTAACGTGCTATTGCTCTTTCTTAACACTATAAAACGCGTCCTAAATACACGTTGAGTGACTCTGAACGACTACAATCATAAAACAATGGCCACTGTCACTGGTTTGGATACACCACTGGTTAAAGGTTTTCTGTTAATGGATCCATCTCCAGAAGAACTTCATTTCCTGGATGGCCTGTATTTTATTGTGAGGGactgagtttttttttgagtgttatctttttaattttgacttttgctGGTGTAGTTTTGATCGTTTTTTCCTCATCTTTTGTTGTTGCAGAATCGAGAGTTGAGACCAGAGGAGATCGATGGTGAGTTTTTCAATCTGTCTATTAGATGATTctaatttaatagtttatttagcTATTAACCTTTTCAAACCTGTATAAACTGaactacaataaaaacattcttaTGTTGTTGTAATAAAACTCATGGTTCGCTTAGCCTGTGTGTTAACGTGCTCTTCATGTGTTTGGTTTGTCTTGACGAGTGAAGAGTTGCGAGAAGCGTTTAAGGAGTTTGATAAAGATAAAGATGGCTTTATCAGCTGTAAAGACCTGGGGAACTGCATGAGAACTATGGGCTACATGCCCACCGAGATGGAACTAATAGAACTGAGCCAACAAATCAACATGAACTGTAAGGTTCTGTATGTGCACTGCCATTATCTTATCAGCCGCGTCTTTTCGTTACGAAATATTGACattagtttgtttttcttaGTAGGTGGCCATGTGGATTTCGAGGATTTTGTAGGGTTGATGGGACCTAAACTCCTAGCAGAGACAGCAGACATGATTGGCATTAAAGAGCTGAGAAATGCCTTCAAAGAGGTGAGTGGAGAGTTAAAAagattgtaatataaaatataaaataaatcttatatatatattatgtattccAGTTTGACACAAATGGAGATGGTGAAATAAGCACAGGAGAGCTAAGGGAAGCTATGAGGAAACTGCTGGGACAACAGGTTAGTGCTTTTGGTACATTTGTGAGAATTTGCTTAAAgtgacattaatattttttaaatgtatgttattgATTGTTGACGATTTATCCatgcatatgtttttttatgaatttcagTCTCATGatgtttaatcaaaatgttattCCGGTGAAACcggaatttcttttttttccgaTGACGTGGTCAGGTGTTACAGTTTTAaaagggtagttcacccaaaaatgaatttactcaccctcaagccaccataggtttatatgactttattctttcagatgagtacagttggagttatattaaaaaatgtcttggctctttcaagctttataattgcagtgaatgggtgttgagattttgaagtccaataaagtgcatccatccatcataaaactattcaaataaataaaaatgtataaactatAATCtttagcttctgctaactgtcgtaccCACGTTTATGAGAAAGTGGCGTTCtagtggatgacgtaggacgtaggaCATAGGGGTAGTGTAAGCTCCgatgagaatatgctagtttcataaaaaccaagttttgtttacagcaaaggaaaaccagtctcctcttgccTTATATTGAAATCTtccgacatttttctttacaaatcctctttttgtacttctaatttgtgactggtgcttttttttttttttgttttctccacTGCGCTTCCACATTCGTCACctcaccggagcttacgctACACCTACATCCTACAGTATATCATCCACTGGAATACCACTCTCTCAAGAATGCTCAAatgacagttagcggaaacTAGAGATCATGGTTTATAAaggtttaaatataaatattttactctaattttacacaaacacatcaattcgcttcagaaggtgagtggagtactttttatgatggatgaaagcactttattggacttcaaaatctcagcacccattcactgccattataaagcttaaaaaaaattaggacatttttcaatataactctgattgtattcatgtgaaagaagaaagtcatatacacctaggatggatTGAGGGCGAGTCATTTTTTTGTCacgtaattttaatttttggtgaaGTATCATTGTATTATTGTTGCTTTCAACAGATTACACCTTAAAAACTACAAAGCAACTCTACAGTGTCTTTACGTTTTTCGAAAGCTGTTTCGAAATCTAGAAACTAACTCCAAATCAACTTAATTTTGGCTTGATTTTGTTCAAAATGGTGCACACCagttgattttagttttaaaatattattttaatattattaaacctGTAATGTTGGTGCTAAGAATAATTCCAGgtttgccaggttttcacaacaaagacccgccaattgctactcaaaaccagcccaaaactagcccaatcacgttTCGATAGGGGTCCCTCGTTAAAAATCGTGTTCCGGgtgataaaatacacattttttttgtctgggTTCCCCTGGCaaattcacatttcaggggctaaatatgacgttattggagTTGCTTAAACCTGCGGACCTCAAAAACAACCTGTGGCAACAGCGTTAAAGTAGACCAATTCTACGGGAAAACCCCTGACTTGCCAACACTGGATAATTCCGAAGAATCTACATACAGTTCTTTTCCACACTCTCAAAAAGGATGTgttcatttttaacactttgtttgtgtgtgtgttgactattttaacatgttTGGTGTCATTTTGTGTACAAAATTGTCACAAATTGATTAACTATACCACATTAGTGTGTTAACTAGACACAGAGTTGTGTTAAGAAACAACACAGGTTGAACAATCTTTCATATTCATATGCATATTGTTCTATATAGTGTAAAATAGTTGTTTagaacattaaaatgttctttaatcTAAAACAACaatggttcttttaaaaacagttcaatAAAAGGATCTTTGAGGACCCCAGTATGGGTTTTCTCTTGAatcactcttaaaaaataaaaggttcGATATTAGTATCAgttgttccatgaagaacctcactcaagccatcctaggtgtatatgactttcttctttcagacgaataaaatcagagttacattaaaaaatgtcctggctcttctaagctttataatggcagtgaatgggtgttgacattttgaagtccaaaaaagtgtgtccatccatcataaaaagtactccacatgactCTGAgggattaataaaggccttcagAAGCAaagcaatgcatttgtgtaagaaaagtattcatatttaaaaattcactttagaaggtctttattaaccccttggggccatgtggagtactttttatgatggatggattgatgcaCGTTTtgggacttcaaaatctcaacacccgttcactgccattataaagattCGAAGAGAAAGTCATATTTACCCAGGATGTCTTTAGAGCGAGGTTCTTTCAGTCTATGGTGAACTGTTtggaaaccaaaaataaaacagccatTAAAgcggtcagtatgatttttgcagatctacttaagtattattataaatttgtttGAGGAAATGACCAGAATCAGTCATTTGAATTTCTGAACCAAATCAACATGAAATACAGTAACCATTTTGGGGGTCAAAATGccggattttttaaatatttgggtTCCTGTCACCTGATTTTGAACATCATATTCCTGTGTTTGTTAGGTTGGTCATCGAGACCTAGAGGACATACTGAGAGACATTGACTTGAATGGAGACGGCCGAGTAGATTTTGAAGGTAAAAATCTCAGAAGCACTACGTGATAATAAAAAACTCAAAAGTACACAATAGatacgcagtagttttcagttaAAGTCTGAGTATTTTTTCTGTCTGCCCCTTTTAGAGTTTGTGCGAATGGTGTCCCGCTGAGAGGGCAGCGTTCATATGGTGTCTCCAACAGAAGAAAGTGAGATGCTGTACTGCTTCCTGCTGGTCAAAGCAGACAGACTATTAGACTACTGCAAGAAAAGCCTTGCTGAGCCAGTGCATGGTATAAAAATGGAAAACTGGACtttttggagaaaaactaaacaaaacaaaactcatgcacacacacaaacaaaaaaagtatacacttaTACTGTAGCCAAGAGTCTTTGCACTTTCAACCTGCAAGACCAaacaatatatgttttttacatGCACATTTGAAGGAGAATACCATGCTTGATTATGGCAATATTACATTACATGTTGTCCCGTGTATAGTTGTCTCTGTGTAATAAGGTAGGTGAAGATAATGATGTCTGAAAGTTTTCCTTTAGTTTGCAGTAATGTAACGGCGTAAATGCATCGACTTCCAGATACTATGTTATATATACGTCAAGCTCAGCTACCAAACTCCATTGTTTATTTGTCCTTGTCAAACTATTTGCCTGTTTCTGTtcttaattcacagtgcatgcctttaaaatataaaccacTGTGCAAGATGGAACTAAAACGGAACCAAATTTTGTTGCTGGGTTAACTTTAGATTTAATTTTGACACATAACTAAGTGGTTTCTAACTTTAGAAATGTTTGATTCACTATTTTTAGTTATCATGACATACTTGCCAGGAACCAATTTCAAGAGCACACATTTGCACTCAGACAGATATTACAAATGTTCAAAAACTGATCACTATAACCTTAAGAAAcaggttttgtttatttgaattgaGCCTCTTTGTGTCTGTGTGACCAGTGTCAGAGACATCTGTAGTCTAAATTGTTACCTGATCAGATTCTTGCATGCCAAAAACctttatatgtaatatagtgGTTTTAATACATTGTAACAGAATAAGCAAATAAAACTGTGTCTAGTAATAGCATATATTTTTCATCACCACATCTGTGTAAGCGTCATTACTCTATTAGTTCATGACTCAACAAAAGGTTTGCATACACCTCCTCTAAAGAAAcgctatttatatatatataaggtgCAATATTTTTACTGGTGTCTGTTCAGCTGTTCTCCAAATCATTCAGCAGCGAGCATCACTTTCCCAGCGGCTGGAACAGACTGTTCGTGTTGTCATGGCAACGGGCTTTTTCCTCCGGACCAAAACGGGACAGATTTTTCCTGCTTTTTCATTGTGAATGCAAATAGAGAGAGCGAAAACTAACGCCACCGTGTGGTCAAAACAGACTATTGATCACCTAttgacatttatattaaaacgTATCCATTTCAGTTTAACCACAACTGTAAACATGGTAAAAGAAAGGTTCCtttgaaaatataatactttcagtcatcctttttttgttttttggctcCATAAAGTAGAGGTTTGTCATATCAGGGGCTACTTAGTCtgacaaaatatgacaaaaattgAAGTGAGCACTAATAGAAGcctatattttgtattttcaaagaAATTCAATTACTAAATAAACGTATAATTGCATTAATGTAATTAACTGATCATTCCGCAAGGCAAATGTGGAACTTCCTGGAAAGTAATGTGTGTCCGATAATTTataatttgacaaaataatgattacataaaataataatgttattttacatataatgtgtatgtatgcatgttcataaccagtgttgggaaaagttacttttaatgcattgcaatTTTGCGTATCACTCCctaattacttatttattatgttacttttgcgttactttttaaacctgggcagggcttgcttgtttgtttttaataaaaaaaattctgtttttggcaaacataaaaaaaaaacacctcaggCTGAATGGAAAGTAAATTCACACAGGAGAAGAACACTCTttggcaataataataataataataataataataataataataataataaagcacaaatgttactttatctaaagtaatttttgctcatttgtatggttgaactggatcaacaaaggtcagcagcaaattaattttaaaaatttatttttttaatatattaaatatattttaaaatgtaatttattgctctgatcaaagctaaatttacagcatcattactccagtcttcagtgtcacatgattcttcagaaatcattctaacatgctgatttgcatgttcaagaaacattttttttaattattattatcaatatttaaatcagtaatttttttttgttttataattttatagttacattttataatgttacaaaatatttctatttcaaatgttatctgaactttctattcatcaaagaaacccgaaaaaaaaatctactcagctgttttcaacacaataataataatacatgttttttgagcagcagatcagaacactagaatgatttctgaaggatcacgtgaccggagtaatgatgctagaggaataaattacattttaaaatatattcaaatagaaagcagtcattttaaatagtaaaataatttaattaattaattaattaattaattaatttatttatttattttttgctgtactttgactcaaataaatgcaggcttggtgagcagaagagacttctttaaaaaacattaaaaatcttgctgttcaaaaactccCAGTtaataaatgggggaaaaagtaatcggcgttacttatttgaaaagtaactcagacattttttatatatataaattcaaaagtaatgtgttattttactagttacttgaaaaagtaatctgattacgtaactcgcgttatttgtaatgcgttacccacAACACTGTTC contains:
- the cabp1a gene encoding calcium-binding protein 1a isoform X2, coding for MATVTGLDTPLVKGFLLMDPSPEELHFLDGLYFINRELRPEEIDELREAFKEFDKDKDGFISCKDLGNCMRTMGYMPTEMELIELSQQINMNLGGHVDFEDFVGLMGPKLLAETADMIGIKELRNAFKEFDTNGDGEISTGELREAMRKLLGQQVGHRDLEDILRDIDLNGDGRVDFEEFVRMVSR